From the genome of Bosea sp. Tri-49, one region includes:
- a CDS encoding ATP-binding protein — MTLHAAAEQDSASRPRVGLTRKYTVFVVVAICLALGLNTAIAALFAFSDQRALLVRVQQEQARAAAQRIGAFVADIMSDLDWASENGIGNASPEERHLDGLRLLRQVPAILDLRQIDQEGREQLFLSRFARDRAGSDADWSADHGFQAALAKGKFYGEVEFRRGSEPHMVLLRRSAFAPHRVARATVNLVFIRDVVARLKVGEAGRAYIVTRSGRLIAHPDLRFVLRNTNLADLVDAHAAAGGSGAGLSMTDVEGRRVLSVMAAVPDLDWNVVVDLPEREAFAPIHASILRSLSLLAVALFVAVLVGIALSRKLVAPIKALGAGAARIGQGELDERIDIRTGDELQELGEQFNLMAERLAESRAVLEDKVTERTAALKKALELASAGQKAAEEATRAKSRFLAVVGHDIRTPLSGVLGVLELIDRGRLSQRDRRLITMAATSGEALVDLANATLDLSRLEAGTENLDLRDFELGALLTATEALMRPLAEQKGLVLKLQPPPGGLRLHGDSGKIHRVIVNLLRNAISFTEQGEVEFGAALQPASASQRARLRLTVRDTGIGIDPAVQDHIFRDFVQVDPETGRRNGGAGLGLAICRKLVELMGGSISVASVRGQGSTFSVSLPLAAAKAAARPGEASPEQLQRILVVDDDPVTREVARLMVGKAGHKVQAVASGEAAVKILRKRTFDLILLDMHMGGGMDGIETTRAIRALPAIAQPRIVALTADVSPETMRRMRAAGLATILSKPITSAALLQMIGRRGGRSGRGPVVALSSDQPVDVTFFRTQRGLIGEARTRQLVALFATVSAAILKGMGEAAERLDRVELGRLAHQLASSAGAVGLGQVFALATALERETTGASVEALTLAIDTLDRARTEALDALAGLEGQVLAEAAVP, encoded by the coding sequence GTGACGCTGCATGCGGCTGCGGAACAGGACAGCGCATCGCGGCCGCGAGTTGGCCTCACCCGCAAGTATACGGTTTTCGTCGTCGTCGCGATCTGCTTGGCCCTCGGGCTCAATACGGCAATTGCAGCTCTCTTCGCCTTCTCGGATCAGCGGGCTTTGCTCGTACGTGTCCAGCAGGAGCAGGCCCGGGCGGCGGCGCAGAGAATCGGCGCCTTCGTCGCCGACATCATGAGCGATCTCGACTGGGCCTCCGAGAACGGCATTGGCAATGCTTCGCCCGAAGAGCGCCACCTCGATGGCTTGAGGCTGCTGCGGCAGGTTCCCGCCATCCTTGACCTGCGCCAGATCGACCAGGAGGGGCGCGAACAGCTCTTCCTCTCGCGTTTCGCACGCGACCGGGCTGGCAGCGATGCAGACTGGTCCGCCGACCACGGTTTCCAGGCCGCGCTTGCAAAGGGCAAGTTCTATGGCGAGGTCGAGTTCCGGCGCGGCTCGGAGCCGCATATGGTGCTGCTCCGGCGTTCGGCCTTCGCTCCGCACCGGGTTGCGCGGGCGACCGTCAATCTCGTCTTCATCCGCGATGTCGTGGCCCGGCTCAAGGTCGGCGAGGCCGGCCGCGCCTACATCGTTACGCGCTCCGGCCGGCTGATCGCCCATCCCGACCTGCGTTTCGTCCTCCGGAATACCAATCTCGCCGATCTGGTGGACGCACATGCGGCGGCTGGCGGCTCGGGCGCCGGACTTTCGATGACGGATGTCGAGGGTCGGCGCGTCCTCTCCGTCATGGCCGCCGTACCGGATCTCGATTGGAACGTGGTCGTCGACCTGCCAGAAAGAGAGGCCTTCGCGCCGATCCATGCCTCGATCTTGCGCTCGCTGTCGCTGCTGGCCGTCGCGCTTTTCGTCGCTGTACTGGTCGGCATCGCTCTCAGCCGCAAGCTCGTCGCTCCGATCAAGGCGCTCGGCGCTGGTGCCGCGCGGATCGGTCAGGGCGAATTGGACGAGCGGATCGACATCCGCACCGGCGACGAACTGCAGGAGCTCGGCGAACAGTTCAACCTGATGGCCGAACGCCTCGCGGAAAGCCGCGCCGTGCTCGAAGACAAGGTTACGGAGCGCACGGCCGCCCTGAAGAAGGCGCTCGAACTTGCCTCGGCCGGGCAGAAGGCGGCGGAAGAGGCGACGCGCGCCAAGTCCCGGTTCCTCGCCGTGGTCGGGCACGATATCCGGACGCCACTGTCCGGCGTGCTCGGGGTTCTGGAGCTGATCGATCGTGGGCGCCTGAGCCAGCGCGACCGCCGTCTCATCACCATGGCCGCGACCTCTGGCGAAGCGCTGGTCGATCTTGCCAATGCGACGCTCGACCTGTCCCGGCTGGAGGCCGGAACCGAAAATCTGGATCTGCGCGATTTCGAGCTTGGGGCCCTACTGACCGCGACCGAGGCGTTGATGCGTCCCCTGGCAGAGCAGAAGGGACTGGTCCTAAAGCTGCAGCCCCCGCCCGGGGGCCTGCGCCTGCACGGCGATTCCGGCAAGATTCACCGCGTCATCGTCAACCTTTTGCGCAATGCGATCAGCTTCACCGAGCAGGGCGAGGTCGAATTCGGTGCCGCTCTCCAGCCGGCATCGGCGTCGCAGCGCGCCAGGCTGAGACTGACGGTGCGCGACACTGGCATAGGCATCGATCCCGCCGTACAGGATCATATCTTCCGCGATTTCGTCCAGGTGGACCCGGAAACGGGGCGCCGCAACGGCGGGGCTGGTCTCGGATTGGCGATCTGCAGAAAGCTGGTCGAGTTGATGGGGGGCTCGATCTCCGTCGCCAGCGTAAGGGGGCAAGGCAGCACCTTTTCCGTCAGCTTGCCACTGGCTGCGGCCAAAGCCGCGGCTCGGCCCGGCGAGGCGTCTCCGGAGCAGCTGCAGCGGATTCTCGTCGTCGACGACGACCCCGTGACGCGCGAGGTCGCCCGGCTCATGGTCGGCAAGGCCGGTCACAAGGTGCAGGCTGTGGCCTCGGGAGAGGCGGCCGTGAAAATCCTGCGCAAGCGGACTTTCGATCTAATCCTGCTCGACATGCACATGGGCGGTGGCATGGACGGCATCGAAACCACGCGGGCGATCCGCGCTTTGCCCGCCATCGCGCAGCCTCGGATCGTGGCGCTGACGGCGGATGTCTCTCCGGAGACGATGCGGCGGATGCGTGCTGCGGGACTGGCGACCATCCTGTCCAAGCCGATCACCTCGGCGGCACTCCTGCAGATGATCGGCCGCAGGGGAGGCCGCAGCGGCCGAGGCCCGGTCGTGGCCCTGTCGTCGGATCAGCCCGTCGACGTCACCTTCTTCCGAACCCAGCGAGGGTTGATCGGCGAGGCACGGACGCGGCAACTCGTGGCGCTATTCGCGACCGTGTCCGCGGCCATTCTGAAGGGCATGGGGGAGGCCGCTGAACGCCTTGACCGTGTCGAGCTCGGCCGGTTGGCTCATCAGTTGGCGAGCTCGGCAGGCGCCGTCGGACTTGGACAAGTCTTCGCCCTCGCCACTGCACTCGAGCGCGAGACGACGGGCGCAAGCGTCGAGGCGTTGACGCTCGCGATCGACACACTCGACCGAGCCCGCACGGAAGCGCTCGACGCACTCGCCGGGTTGGAAGGGCAGGTGCTTGCCGAGGCGGCTGTGCCCTAG
- a CDS encoding ABC transporter substrate-binding protein produces MLMVGVPFDHPLLRARMVELRRLMAERGWVEGRNLLMTWRFSGVNEDDLARAAADVVREKPEVIVVGSSAETAAVLEQTRQIPVLFSTASDPVGSGFVRSLERPDGNATGFSNNDPAISEKWVELLTEIAPATRRIGVVFNPYTTPAAGKSYLARLQTSISGAELALEAVHVTEASQIAHEIAAFAARGSGGGLVFLPDSFTFRNAAACATAAAQQRLPAIYPFDTFTLQGGLISYSGAREETAELIASYIDLILRGANVAELPVQFSRSFELVINRTAAAALGLDLPPSLRIRATRIVS; encoded by the coding sequence ATGCTGATGGTCGGGGTGCCGTTCGACCATCCCCTCCTGCGCGCCCGAATGGTGGAGCTGAGGCGGCTTATGGCCGAGAGGGGGTGGGTCGAAGGCCGGAATCTGCTTATGACTTGGCGGTTCTCCGGGGTGAACGAGGATGATCTGGCGCGGGCTGCCGCTGATGTGGTCCGCGAAAAGCCCGAGGTCATCGTTGTCGGCTCCAGCGCCGAGACTGCGGCTGTCCTGGAACAAACCCGGCAGATCCCCGTGCTGTTCTCTACCGCGTCCGATCCCGTCGGCAGCGGTTTCGTCCGCTCGCTGGAGCGCCCTGACGGGAACGCAACGGGGTTCAGCAACAACGACCCGGCGATCTCGGAGAAATGGGTCGAGCTCTTGACCGAGATCGCACCCGCGACCCGCCGCATCGGCGTGGTCTTCAACCCCTACACGACGCCGGCTGCGGGCAAGAGCTATCTCGCGCGCCTGCAGACCAGCATTTCGGGTGCGGAGCTTGCTCTCGAAGCCGTCCACGTGACCGAGGCATCGCAAATCGCGCACGAGATCGCGGCGTTCGCCGCAAGGGGGAGCGGGGGCGGTCTGGTGTTCCTGCCGGACAGTTTCACCTTCCGCAATGCCGCGGCCTGCGCGACTGCCGCGGCGCAGCAACGATTGCCGGCGATCTATCCGTTCGACACCTTCACGCTGCAGGGCGGCTTGATCTCCTATAGCGGGGCGCGCGAGGAAACGGCCGAGTTGATCGCCTCCTATATCGATCTCATCCTGCGAGGGGCGAATGTCGCCGAGCTGCCGGTGCAGTTCTCGCGCAGCTTCGAGCTGGTCATCAATCGAACCGCTGCCGCAGCCCTGGGGCTCGACCTGCCGCCGTCCCTGCGAATCCGCGCGACCCGGATCGTGTCGTGA